The sequence GGTAATCCCCCCAGCAAATAATTGCATTTAAAAGTAGAATTTTCTTAATTAGGATTTAAGGATTTTTTACATGAAGACCACCCGATTTAGTGACAACCAGATTATGCAGATATTGAAGCTGGCGGAGGCAGGCACGCCAGTGCCGACACTATGCCGGGAGCACGGCATGAGTTCAGCGACATTTTACAAATGGCGTGCCAAATTTG comes from Sulfuriferula thiophila and encodes:
- a CDS encoding transposase; translated protein: MKTTRFSDNQIMQILKLAEAGTPVPTLCREHGMSSATFYKWRAKFGGMDASMMARLKELEDENRRLKKMYAEERLKAEIVSEAL